A region from the Pseudonocardia petroleophila genome encodes:
- a CDS encoding SDR family NAD(P)-dependent oxidoreductase: MTNPVLDRFRLDGRVAVVTGASSGLGAGFAVALAHAGADLVLAARRADQLAATAAAVEAVGRVDVLVNNAGLGTAVPALKETPEQFRRVVAVNLEGAYWMAQACARVMEPGSSIVNISSTLGLVASYAPQAAYAATKAGLIGLTRDLSQQWAGRRGIRVNAIAPGYFASEMTAEIPAEQLSAFVASRSPLGRLGEQQELDSAVVFLAAPASSYVTGSTLAVDAGMSGH, encoded by the coding sequence GTGACCAACCCCGTCCTCGACCGGTTCCGCCTCGACGGCCGCGTCGCCGTCGTCACCGGGGCCAGCTCCGGCCTCGGGGCCGGCTTCGCGGTCGCGCTGGCCCACGCCGGCGCCGACCTCGTGCTCGCCGCGCGCCGCGCCGACCAGCTCGCCGCCACCGCGGCGGCGGTCGAGGCGGTCGGCCGGGTCGACGTCCTGGTCAACAACGCGGGTCTCGGCACGGCGGTCCCGGCGCTCAAGGAGACGCCCGAGCAGTTCCGGCGCGTCGTCGCCGTCAACCTCGAGGGCGCGTACTGGATGGCGCAGGCCTGCGCCCGCGTGATGGAGCCCGGGTCCAGCATCGTCAACATCTCCAGCACGCTCGGGCTCGTCGCCTCCTACGCCCCGCAGGCCGCCTACGCCGCGACCAAGGCCGGGCTGATCGGGCTCACCCGCGACCTGTCCCAGCAGTGGGCCGGGCGCCGCGGGATCCGGGTCAACGCGATCGCCCCCGGCTACTTCGCCAGCGAGATGACCGCGGAGATCCCGGCCGAGCAGCTCTCGGCGTTCGTCGCGAGCCGCAGCCCCCTGGGCCGTCTCGGCGAGCAGCAGGAGCTCGACTCGGCGGTGGTCTTCCTGGCCGCGCCGGCCTCGAGCTACGTCACCGGGAGCACCCTCGCCGTCGACGCCGGGATGTCGGGGCACTGA
- a CDS encoding 2,4'-dihydroxyacetophenone dioxygenase family protein, with translation MTGTLPDLTTEPSHFAADSRHWHPFTPYSDEVHLKVFTADVARNETAVMLRAEAGAQLGVHDHFGRVLAYTLRGRWSYAEHDWVSGPGDFVYEVANSQHTLVADPAEDIEMFIYVEGPIHFLGADGEIVGIETARTFADRYLRFCLDNGYPAPELNPY, from the coding sequence ATGACCGGCACGCTCCCGGACCTCACCACCGAACCGTCGCACTTCGCGGCGGACTCCCGGCACTGGCACCCGTTCACCCCGTACAGCGACGAGGTGCACCTGAAGGTCTTCACCGCCGACGTGGCGCGGAACGAGACCGCGGTGATGCTGCGGGCCGAGGCGGGAGCGCAGCTCGGCGTGCACGACCACTTCGGCCGCGTGCTGGCCTACACCCTGCGGGGGCGGTGGAGCTACGCCGAGCACGACTGGGTGTCGGGCCCCGGGGACTTCGTGTACGAGGTCGCCAACAGCCAGCACACCCTCGTCGCCGACCCGGCCGAGGACATCGAGATGTTCATCTACGTCGAGGGCCCCATCCACTTCCTCGGGGCGGACGGGGAGATCGTCGGCATCGAGACCGCCCGGACCTTCGCCGATCGCTACCTCCGGTTCTGCCTCGACAACGGGTACCCTGCACCCGAGCTGAACCCCTACTGA
- a CDS encoding response regulator transcription factor: protein MPRHTTPAATLTVADYARAFRLVDRCVDAASVESLREELLEGLGSVYGIVDSAFFCATTFTSTAADPDPVLNGRTAAIIDEYRERWWRSDVMFVADSLAGIRRCGVSALSRLDPQHLSGPARSYVTDFLLREGVRFVCALDLDLADGRRGVVGLFSERPEHLDDGDLAGLELVVRQISAVSRRLPLRDRPTTALDGLTPRLREIALLVGEGCTNAAIARRTFLSVDTVKKYVTQALARTGCRNRTELALLCRTSTARTPVDPPGCPGTDLPAARHAPSAR from the coding sequence ATGCCCCGACACACGACACCGGCCGCGACGCTGACCGTCGCCGACTACGCGCGGGCGTTCCGGCTCGTGGACCGGTGCGTCGACGCCGCGTCCGTCGAGTCCCTCCGGGAGGAGCTCCTGGAGGGACTCGGCTCCGTCTACGGCATCGTCGACTCCGCGTTCTTCTGCGCCACCACCTTCACCAGCACCGCCGCCGACCCCGACCCGGTGCTCAACGGGCGCACCGCCGCGATCATCGACGAGTACCGCGAGCGCTGGTGGCGCTCCGACGTCATGTTCGTGGCCGACTCGCTGGCCGGCATCCGCCGGTGCGGGGTGAGCGCGCTGTCCCGGCTCGACCCGCAGCACCTGTCGGGTCCCGCACGGAGCTACGTCACCGACTTCCTCCTGCGGGAGGGCGTGCGGTTCGTCTGCGCCCTCGACCTCGACCTGGCCGACGGCAGGCGCGGCGTCGTCGGCCTGTTCTCCGAGCGGCCCGAGCACCTCGACGACGGCGACCTCGCCGGACTGGAGCTGGTCGTCCGGCAGATCTCGGCGGTCTCCCGCCGACTCCCGCTCCGCGACCGGCCGACGACCGCCCTCGACGGCCTGACCCCGCGGCTGCGCGAGATCGCCCTGCTCGTCGGCGAGGGGTGCACCAACGCGGCGATCGCCCGCCGCACGTTCCTGAGCGTCGACACCGTGAAGAAGTACGTGACCCAGGCCCTCGCCCGCACCGGCTGCCGCAACCGCACCGAGCTCGCCCTGCTCTGCCGCACCTCGACGGCCCGGACGCCGGTCGACCCTCCCGGGTGCCCGGGGACCGACCTGCCCGCCGCCCGTCACGCACCCTCGGCCCGGTGA
- a CDS encoding IS481 family transposase → MAHRNARLTVHGRKLLVDRVLSGRPVAHVVAEMGVSRPTGYKWVARYRAEGDAGLCDRPSRAHRIPHRTGTEVETQIIELRRARKLGPARIGPLLDMPASTVHAVLTRHGLSRLAWMDRPTDTVIRRYERDRPGELVHVDVKKLGRLRDGGGWKVHGRDSLVHRRARSGPRVGFDYVHAAIDDHTRIAYAEIHPDEKAGTCAGFLRRAAAALAEHGIDRIERVMTDNAMAYRRSAAWHDALAELGASARFTRRYRPQTNGKAERFNRTMLEEWAYQRPFTSNTDRAQALPGWLHTYNHHRGHTALGGLPPISRVNNPPGHYN, encoded by the coding sequence ATGGCCCACCGTAATGCCCGCCTGACCGTTCACGGCCGCAAGCTCCTCGTCGACCGGGTTCTGTCCGGTCGGCCCGTCGCCCACGTCGTCGCCGAGATGGGAGTGTCCCGCCCGACCGGCTACAAATGGGTCGCCCGCTATCGCGCCGAAGGCGACGCCGGGCTCTGCGACCGACCCAGCCGCGCCCACCGGATCCCGCACCGCACCGGTACCGAAGTCGAAACCCAGATCATCGAGCTGCGGCGCGCCCGCAAGCTTGGGCCCGCCCGGATCGGGCCGCTGCTGGACATGCCCGCCTCGACCGTGCACGCCGTGCTGACCCGGCACGGGCTGTCCCGGCTGGCCTGGATGGACCGCCCCACCGACACAGTGATCCGCCGCTACGAACGCGACCGCCCCGGCGAGCTGGTCCACGTCGATGTCAAGAAACTCGGCCGCCTCCGCGACGGAGGCGGATGGAAAGTCCACGGCCGCGACAGCTTGGTGCACCGCCGAGCCCGCTCAGGGCCACGGGTCGGGTTCGACTACGTCCACGCCGCGATCGATGACCACACCCGCATCGCCTACGCCGAGATCCACCCCGACGAGAAAGCCGGCACCTGTGCCGGGTTCCTGCGCCGCGCCGCCGCAGCACTAGCCGAGCACGGGATCGACCGGATCGAGCGGGTCATGACCGACAACGCCATGGCCTACCGCCGCTCCGCGGCCTGGCACGACGCCCTGGCCGAACTCGGCGCGAGCGCCCGGTTCACCCGCCGTTACCGACCCCAGACCAACGGCAAAGCCGAACGGTTCAACCGGACCATGCTCGAGGAATGGGCCTACCAACGCCCGTTCACCAGCAACACCGACCGGGCCCAGGCCTTGCCCGGATGGTTACACACCTACAACCATCACCGCGGACACACCGCGCTCGGAGGTCTCCCACCTATCAGCCGGGTCAACAACCCGCCTGGGCATTACAACTAG
- a CDS encoding helix-turn-helix transcriptional regulator, whose product MRADRLVSLVLLLRRRGRLTAETLARELEVTRRTVLRDIEALSAAGVPVYAERGRYGGFVLAPGFRTELTGLNHDEALALLAAGTARGEQVFGLGSALASAVRKVVDALPAGHPAAVGEAAGRFLVEPETDLLARRTVTEEVAAEAMAEVRRAVFAGHRLRLHYAPVDREPGWRTVDPIGLVTVRDRGYLLATTSGADRTYRLSRILAAEELDEPAQRPDGIDLDRLWRERSTRFRTGGDQVTVQVRLTAARREELVGTALAVLAEHPDDEGRLHLEVTFQDARHAEWAVWRLGADAEALTPPSLRAALRDRALAIAARYDD is encoded by the coding sequence GTGCGTGCCGACCGGCTGGTGTCGCTGGTGCTGCTGCTGCGCCGGCGCGGCCGCCTGACGGCCGAGACGCTGGCGCGCGAGCTGGAGGTCACCCGCCGCACGGTGCTGCGCGACATCGAGGCGCTCTCGGCGGCCGGGGTCCCGGTCTACGCGGAGCGCGGCCGCTACGGCGGTTTCGTGCTGGCCCCCGGCTTCCGGACCGAGCTGACCGGGCTGAACCACGACGAGGCGCTGGCCCTGCTCGCCGCCGGGACGGCCCGGGGCGAGCAGGTGTTCGGGCTCGGCTCGGCGCTCGCCTCGGCCGTGCGCAAGGTGGTCGACGCCCTGCCCGCGGGCCACCCGGCCGCGGTGGGCGAGGCGGCCGGACGGTTCCTCGTCGAGCCGGAGACCGACCTGCTCGCCCGCCGGACGGTCACCGAGGAGGTCGCTGCCGAGGCGATGGCCGAGGTCCGGCGCGCCGTGTTCGCCGGCCACCGGCTGCGCCTGCACTACGCGCCGGTGGACCGGGAGCCGGGCTGGCGCACCGTCGACCCGATCGGCCTGGTCACCGTCCGGGACCGGGGCTACCTGCTGGCCACGACGTCGGGCGCGGACCGCACCTACCGGCTCTCCCGGATCCTGGCCGCCGAGGAGCTCGACGAACCCGCGCAGCGGCCGGACGGGATCGACCTCGACCGGCTCTGGCGCGAGCGCAGCACGCGGTTCCGGACCGGCGGCGACCAGGTCACCGTGCAGGTCCGGCTGACGGCGGCCCGCCGCGAGGAGCTGGTGGGCACCGCGCTCGCGGTGCTCGCCGAGCACCCCGACGACGAGGGCCGGCTGCACCTGGAGGTGACCTTCCAGGACGCGCGGCACGCCGAGTGGGCGGTGTGGCGGCTCGGTGCGGACGCGGAGGCCCTCACCCCGCCGTCGTTGCGGGCCGCCCTGCGCGACCGCGCCCTCGCGATCGCCGCCCGCTACGACGACTAG
- a CDS encoding RidA family protein, translating into MERTAVNPVPWSVELGFNQGEVVSGATRTLYCSGQTATDGDGRPRHDGDMAAQVGLSLDNVEAVLGAAGMALADVVRLTVYTTDVELLLQHYGVLAARLGAAGVAPTTTMLGVTRLAVPGQLVELEATAVA; encoded by the coding sequence ATGGAACGGACGGCCGTGAACCCGGTGCCGTGGTCGGTGGAGCTGGGGTTCAACCAGGGCGAGGTCGTGTCCGGGGCGACCCGGACGCTGTACTGCTCCGGGCAGACCGCGACGGACGGGGACGGGAGGCCCCGGCACGACGGGGACATGGCGGCGCAGGTGGGGCTGAGCCTCGACAACGTGGAGGCCGTGCTCGGCGCGGCCGGGATGGCGCTCGCGGACGTCGTCCGGCTCACCGTCTACACCACCGACGTCGAGCTGCTCCTGCAGCACTACGGCGTGCTGGCGGCGCGGTTGGGCGCCGCCGGGGTGGCCCCGACCACCACGATGCTCGGGGTGACCCGGTTGGCGGTCCCCGGCCAGCTGGTCGAGCTGGAGGCGACCGCCGTCGCCTGA
- a CDS encoding pirin family protein, whose product MSNVEARPVETVCEGGPTRPAPEVLEPRLVPLGGARAVPVRRTLPQRERTLIGAWCFLDHYGPDETAVTGGSSIPGHPHTGLQTVSWLFEGRIEHRDTTGAHAVVRPGEVNLMTAGHGIAHSEVSTADSRILHGVQLWVALPEPHRDAPPGFESHVPRPVVGDGSRVLVFVGTLAGESSPVTTFSPLVGAEIGLDPGATLRLAVEPGFEHGVLVDAGPVAVDGHEVGRGRLLYRPPGSGELVLEATGDGPARVVLLGGTPFGEQIVMWWNFVGRTHDEVAGYRAQWEAERSGGVVGSRRFGTFPPAWADVLPAPELPNARLRPRG is encoded by the coding sequence GTGAGCAACGTGGAGGCCCGCCCGGTCGAGACGGTCTGCGAGGGCGGGCCGACCCGGCCCGCACCGGAGGTGCTGGAACCGCGCCTGGTCCCCCTCGGCGGGGCGCGGGCGGTGCCGGTGCGCCGCACGCTGCCGCAGCGGGAGCGCACGCTGATCGGCGCCTGGTGCTTCCTCGACCACTACGGCCCCGACGAGACGGCCGTGACCGGGGGGTCCTCCATCCCCGGCCACCCGCACACCGGCCTGCAGACGGTGTCGTGGCTGTTCGAGGGCCGGATCGAGCACCGCGACACCACGGGCGCGCACGCCGTGGTGCGCCCCGGCGAGGTGAACCTCATGACGGCGGGCCACGGCATCGCCCACTCCGAGGTGTCCACCGCGGACTCGCGGATCCTGCACGGGGTGCAGCTGTGGGTGGCGCTGCCCGAACCGCACCGCGACGCCCCGCCGGGGTTCGAGAGCCACGTGCCGCGCCCGGTCGTGGGCGACGGCAGCCGCGTCCTGGTGTTCGTGGGCACGCTGGCGGGGGAGTCGTCGCCGGTCACCACGTTCAGCCCACTGGTGGGTGCGGAGATCGGTCTCGACCCGGGTGCGACGCTGCGCCTCGCCGTCGAGCCGGGCTTCGAGCACGGGGTGCTGGTCGACGCCGGTCCGGTGGCGGTGGACGGGCACGAGGTCGGCCGGGGACGGCTGTTGTACCGGCCGCCGGGTTCCGGGGAGCTCGTCCTGGAGGCGACGGGTGACGGGCCCGCCCGCGTCGTGCTGCTGGGCGGGACGCCCTTCGGGGAGCAGATCGTCATGTGGTGGAACTTCGTCGGCCGCACCCACGACGAGGTGGCCGGCTACCGCGCGCAGTGGGAGGCCGAACGGTCCGGTGGGGTCGTCGGGAGCAGGCGCTTCGGCACGTTCCCACCGGCCTGGGCGGACGTGCTCCCGGCCCCGGAGCTGCCGAACGCGCGCCTGAGGCCGCGCGGCTGA
- a CDS encoding DNA/RNA non-specific endonuclease — protein sequence MSAAEPAPGYDDDFLGAPTAVPIPADGRVLRELTYVHFTVLLDPARRLAVATGVNIDGSALRDVARSDDWRLDPRVGADEQAGPDLYRDNDLDRGHLVRRSDPVWGAPAVAEQADRDTFSYANAAPQAAQFNQSMELWLGLEDYVLTHADTYDTKLSVFTAPVLADDDPRYRGVGIPRLFWKVAAWSAPGPDGEPGVAATGYVLDQTPQLDDIDFSDVGEPPAADPPPLGPFRTFQVPVEDIAVLTGLDLGPLVAADRFAAPAPVGVGPRDRWVPLGSLTEVRL from the coding sequence ATGAGCGCCGCAGAGCCAGCACCGGGGTACGACGACGACTTCCTCGGTGCCCCGACCGCCGTGCCGATCCCGGCGGACGGGCGCGTGCTGCGGGAGCTGACCTACGTCCACTTCACGGTGCTGCTCGACCCCGCACGGCGACTGGCGGTGGCGACCGGGGTCAACATCGACGGGTCCGCTCTGCGTGACGTCGCGCGCAGCGACGACTGGCGCCTGGACCCCCGGGTCGGGGCGGACGAGCAGGCCGGCCCGGACCTGTACCGGGACAACGACCTCGACCGCGGGCACCTGGTGCGCCGCAGCGATCCGGTCTGGGGTGCGCCTGCGGTCGCGGAGCAGGCCGACCGCGACACGTTCTCCTACGCGAACGCGGCCCCGCAGGCGGCGCAGTTCAACCAGTCCATGGAGCTGTGGCTGGGCCTCGAGGACTACGTGCTGACCCACGCCGACACCTACGACACGAAGCTGAGCGTGTTCACCGCCCCCGTGCTGGCCGACGACGACCCGCGGTACCGGGGCGTGGGGATCCCGCGGCTGTTCTGGAAGGTGGCCGCCTGGTCCGCGCCCGGGCCGGACGGGGAGCCGGGGGTGGCGGCGACGGGCTACGTGCTGGACCAGACCCCGCAGCTCGACGACATCGACTTCTCCGACGTCGGCGAGCCCCCGGCCGCCGACCCCCCGCCGCTGGGCCCGTTCCGCACGTTCCAGGTGCCCGTCGAGGACATCGCCGTCCTCACCGGACTGGACCTGGGCCCGCTCGTGGCCGCCGACCGCTTCGCCGCCCCCGCGCCGGTCGGCGTCGGTCCCCGCGACCGGTGGGTCCCCCTCGGCTCCCTCACCGAGGTCCGGCTGTAG
- a CDS encoding VOC family protein, which produces MAMHSVLAQATVSDLAAAERWYSAVFGRAPDARPMGGLLEWHLGSTFGVQVFAEPDRAGRSSIVLGEDDLDALAARLTDAGVAHDGPQPVTSSRILALQDPDGNRVVFTGA; this is translated from the coding sequence ATGGCGATGCACAGCGTCCTGGCTCAGGCCACCGTCAGCGACCTCGCTGCCGCGGAGCGGTGGTACTCGGCGGTGTTCGGCCGGGCGCCCGACGCCCGGCCGATGGGCGGTCTGCTGGAGTGGCACCTGGGCAGCACCTTCGGAGTGCAGGTCTTCGCCGAGCCCGACCGCGCCGGTCGGTCGTCGATCGTGCTGGGCGAGGACGACCTGGACGCGCTGGCCGCCCGGCTGACCGACGCGGGTGTGGCCCACGACGGTCCCCAGCCGGTCACCTCGTCGCGGATCCTCGCCCTCCAGGACCCCGACGGGAACCGGGTCGTGTTCACGGGCGCCTAG
- a CDS encoding YegP family protein: MAGTFEVYQDRAGKFRFRLKASNGQVVATGEAYETKAAAKKGCESVLRAADGAPIEEVDA; the protein is encoded by the coding sequence ATGGCCGGCACGTTCGAGGTCTACCAGGACCGCGCAGGCAAGTTCCGGTTCCGGCTCAAGGCCAGCAACGGCCAGGTCGTGGCCACCGGCGAGGCCTACGAGACCAAGGCCGCGGCGAAGAAGGGCTGCGAGTCCGTCCTCCGCGCCGCGGACGGCGCGCCGATCGAGGAGGTCGACGCCTAG